A genomic region of Lycorma delicatula isolate Av1 chromosome 4, ASM4794821v1, whole genome shotgun sequence contains the following coding sequences:
- the LOC142322729 gene encoding uncharacterized protein LOC142322729, with protein sequence MVEVAANFGVLCDKRMPPKLKGRMYTTVVRPALTYGAKCWTRYEQFDRDLTTAEMKMCRMSHGMTKLDHIRSERIRGSLQIKESVAEKISREQNDWFEKVDSQHPSSATKKIMALDIPPVKKRGRPKNGWCRQLEDRRLKHGLTQQEKNSRMTLRSTRPN encoded by the coding sequence ATGGTTGAAGTGGCAGCAAATTTCGGCGTTCTTTGTGACAAGCGTATGCCTCCAAAACTTAAGGGCCGAATGTATACTACAGTGGTTAGACCCGCACTTACATATGGAGCAAAGTGTTGGACACGATACGAGCAGTTTGATCGAGATCTCACGACCGCAGAGATGAAAATGTGTCGAATGTCTCATGGTATGACTAAGTTGGACCACATCAGAAGCGAACGAATACGAGGCTCCCTTCAAATAAAAGAGTCAGTGGCGGAGAAAATCTCTCGAGAGCAAAACGATTGGTTCGAAAAGGTTGATTCTCAGCACCCTTCAAGTGCTACAAAAAAGATAATGGCTCTTGATATCCCGCCAGTCAAGAAACGAGGAAGACCGAAGAACGGTTGGTGTAGGCAGTTGGAAGATCGACGATTGAAACATGGCTTGACCCAGCAAGAGAAGAACTCCAGAATGACTCTCCGTTCAACGAGaccaaattga